The genomic segment ACTCAAGGGTCTGAAGCTCTACGGAATGGTGGGCCTGCCCAGCGAAACCGACGACGATGTGGATGCGACCGCTGAGCTGTTGCTTGGCCTGAAGAGATCAACCAAGGGACTGCGCTTCACCCTCGGCGTGAGCACATTCGTTCCCAAAGCCCAGACCCCGTTTCAGTGGCAGGGCGTGCGGCCGGAAGCCGAGAAACGACTGAAACGACTGGCCAAACAGCTCAAACCGAAAGGAATTGAATTCCGACCGGAAAGCTACGGATGGAGTGTCATCCAGTCCCTCCTGTCCAGGGGAGATCGTCGTCTTGCCCCCGTCATTGCTGCTGTTGGTGAGGCGCGGGACAGCATCGGTGGCTGGAAGAGGGCCTACCGGGCTGCACTCAACCATGAGTTGGAGCCCATGCCAGGGCCTGAACTGCCAGAACCATCCCCCTGGAAGGATCTGGTTCAGGACACCTGGGAGGGATCAAGGATTCTTCCCTGGACCCATCTCAGAGGTCCGCTGTCTGCGGAAACACTGCGGAACCATCGTGATCTGGCTCTGGAGCGTCATGGCTCTGAAGAAAGCCGCTGAGTCCGGCCAGAAGGATCCAACCAAGAAGATTGAGGCGACTGTCAAAGAACGGCAGATCAGTGGCGTGCATGCCAACCAGCACAAAAGAAGCGGCCCACCAGGCCCGATCCATCGGGCCGCGTTTGAGCATGCCCCGTCGCAGGGCGATCACCAAAAGGACAAGCACCAGCCCCACCACCAGAACGGCGACGGGCCACCCATGGCTGACACCAAGCTCGATCGGAAGGTTGTGGGAGTGGCCGTGCCACCTCCGCTGAGCATGGATCGGATACAGAACACTGAAGGCCGCCGCTCCCCACCCAAACCAGGGACGCTGGCTGATCAGTTGCAGACCGAAACGCCATTGAGCCAGGCGGGTAAGGCTGTCATTGGACTGTCCCTCCAGGAGACGCTGTCGCAAGCTGGCCGGCAGGAGGGCTTCAGCCCACTGCTGGATCGCTGCAGGCACCCCGGGCAACACGGCCAGCAACAGCGGTGCCGAGAGCAGAAGAAACAGGGGAAACAGCCACCACCACTGGGCGGGTCCGAGCACCCAAGGCACGGCGAGTGGCAGGGCCGCCATGGCGTTCCTGGAACGGGTGAGCACGACTGCCGCGACGATCGCCGCAGCCAGCAGGAATGCCAGAGCACGACACCAAAGGGGATCGCGTCGGGCCAACACCGCCGCCAGAGCAAACGACCACACCACGGCCAACCAGGCCCCGGCGATGTTGGCGTAATCAAACAGACCGGATAAGCGACCTTCCGGCTGCCCACCTGGAGCGAGAAACCAGATGATTCCGCCCCCGAACAACTGCCAGGGCCCCGTCCAGCCAAGCTGCATCTGGCCAAAGCCTGTGATCAGCACCGGCACTGTGCCCGCCAGCAGGCATCGGGCCGCCCGCTGACGGCGCGAGGCTGTAAGCAGGAAGGGACGAAACGCCCAGAAGCCCCAGAAAAACGGAATCCAGTTGGCGAGTCCGGCCCAGGCCAGACCCGCATCGTCGGCCAGGATTGCGCCGATCAGCATCAGAACGGCTGCCAGCAGCAAGGGACGCATCCAGGGGTCGTTCAGGGGAACCTCGGCCCGATTGCGACTGCCGGCAACACAGCTGACAAACAGGCAAACGCCTGCCAGCAAAGCGCTCGACGGCAACAGAAACAGACCGAACTGAAAAGCCAGCCAACCCGGTGATTTGATGCTGAACACACCTCTCACGCGAAGACCGCTGTACGTCCGCGGTAAACGATCACCTGCCGCTGAAGATGCAACCGCAGCGCGCGTGCCAGAGCCATGCGCTCGGTATCGCGCCCCTTACGAATCAGATCCGCCACCTCATCGCGGTGACTGACGGGAACGGTGGTCTGCTCGATGATCGGGCCGTCGTCCAACTCCTCCGTCACATAGTGCGCCGTGGCCCCGATGAGCTTGACGCCGCGATCCCAGGCCCGCTGGTAGGGCTGAGCCCCTTTGAAAGCAGGCAAAAACGAATGGTGGATATTGATCACATCAGGAAATCGGGCCAGGAAATCAGCGCTCAACACCTGCATGTATTTCGCCAAAACCGCCAACTCAATCTGGTTGTCCTCCAACAAGCCGAGAATGCGCTTCTCCACCTCAGGCTTGTTCTCCTTGCTGGAGGGAATGCAAACAAAACGGACGCCAAACCCCGCACAGAGAGACTCAAGATCCGGGTGATTGGCAATCACCAGAGGCACCTTCATCGGCAGCTCACCGCTCTGCACACGCCAGAGCAGATCCACCAGACAATGGCTCTGCTTGCTCGCGAAAATGGCGACCTTCGGCCAGGCATCCGAAAAATGCAGCTGTGCCTGACCAGAGAGTCGCTCGGCGAGTGCCTGTGCCGCTGCAGGCAGAGCCTGGCGAGGGATCCCGAATCCCTCCAGCTCCCATTCGATCCGGCTGAGAAACACGCCGGCGCCGGCATCGGTGTGGTGGTCGGCATGGCGGATGTTGCCACCATTGGCTGCCACCCAGCCGGCAAGCTCACTCACCAGTCCAGGACGATCCGCACAGATCAGCTGCAGGATCACGGTCGCTGCCGTCACGGAAACGCTTTGAAAAGCTGATTCTCCCGTGGCGAAGGGGCTGGTTAAAGTCCTTGAATTCTTGTATTTCCCATGCTGAACGCCCTGCGCCGATTCGCTGCGTTCTGCCTCTGCATCGCCCTTTCCCTGGGACTCCTCGCACCGGCAGCAAGCCATGCGGACACCGTCAAACCTGAAGACATGGCCGTGATCCGTCGCCAGGCGGAAGCCTTCATGAGCGCCGAAGAACGTCTTCCTGAACTGGCCACGTTGGTGAGCGACGAGAACTGGACATTCACACGCAACCTCATCCACGGCCCGATGCAGGAAGTGGGGAGAGAGATGCTCTACATCAACCAGCGGTTGAGTCGATCAGAGCGAAAACAGGCGGACAAGCTGGCCCGATCCCTCAAGGCGGCGCTCGCTGAACTGGATGAGGCATCCAGGCTTCAGGATCCAGCCCGGATGCAGCGGGCTTACAGCGCTGTGGCGGCGGGCTTCGATGCCTACGCCGATGTCATACCCGCCGAGGCGCTGAGCTGAAACGGTCGATCGCCGTCGTCGGTGCCGGCGTCGTTGGCGCCGGAACGGCCTGGCATCTTGCCGACTGCGGCCATTCCGTGTGTCTCTATGACCCCAGGCTCGCTGTTGCAGTCGATTCAGGCCCCAACACAACGGAACGAAACGGGAGCAGCGCCTCTCTGGGGGTGCTCATGGGGAACGTCTACCGACGCCACAGTGGCCGCGGCTGGCGGCTGCGCCAGCGAAGCATGGCCCTGTGGCCGCAATGGATCAAGGCCATGCAGAGATTTGAACCGGCACTGCAGCTGGACAGCCCCCTGATCCAGCTGGCCGATGACGACGACGGCCTGAAGCGCATGCAGACCCTGGCGGAGCGTCGCCAGGGCCTTGGCCTGCAACTGGTTCCAGCAATGGATAAACCCGTGGCTTGCATCGGTGGACTGTGCTCTGAACGGGATGGGCGCCTCGAACCATTGGTCCTGCAACGGGCCCTCCGTCTCGCCATGGCCAGGGTTTCGGTCCGGAAACACCCCAGCAAGGTCCTCAACCTGAGACGAACCGGAACGAACCGTTGTCCGCGCTGGGGCGTCGAAACCGATCGGGAGGATTGCAGGGACTACGAAGCCGTCGTGATCTGCACAGCTCTTAACAGCGAGGCGTTGCTCGCTCCGTTGGGCCACCAACGAGCCATGACACCGGTGCTTGGTCAGGTGATCGATCTTGAACTCAAGGATGGGCCTGCGGACTGGACCGACTGGCCGGCGGTGCTCAGCCTTCAAGGCTTCAACCTCGTTCCACAACAACCTGGACGTCTGCTGCTTGGAGCCACGTTGGAGCCAGGAGATCAAGCCCAACCGAGGTGCCTTGAGTTGATGCGAAGTCAGCTTGGTTCAACGCTGCCATGGCTCAGGACGGCAACCCCGATCGAACAGTGGTCGGGCCTGCGGGCGCGGCCCGTCGATCGGCCCGCACCACTGCTTGAGCAACTTGAACCCGGTCTGCTTCTGGCGTCTGGCCACTACCGCAATGGTGTGTTGTTGGCACCAGCCACCGCGGAATGGGTGGAGACAACATTGACTGATGAACCAGCAGGGTCGTTATCCATTTCTTAACCACATCGAGAAATGGCTCACATAAGGTCTCTTGGTTGATGTTCACCACGAGCCAAAAGTATGCGTCGTTTCAAGATCCATCAGGCCCTGACGACCATCGCTGCTGTCTCGACGAGTGTGACCCTTGTCTCCTGTGGAGGTGGCAGTGAGCAGGACAGTGGTGCACTCAACGCTGCCGGCGCATCCTTTCCAGCTGCGATCTACCAGCGCTGGTTTCAGGAGTTGGCTCCCGAAGGTGTCAGCGTCAATTACCAGTCGGTGGGCTCCGGCGCCGGCGTCCGTCAGTTCACAGCCGGAACCGTTGATTTCGGCGCATCCGATAAGCCGATGAAGGCCGAAGCCATCGCCGAGGTGAGTCGCGGAGTCGTGCAAATCCCGATGACCGCTGGTGCGATCGCCGTGGCTTACAACAATCTCGACTGCGATCTATCACTCACCCAAAAACAACTGGCAGGCATTTTTCTCGGACAGATTAAGAACTACAGCGAACTCGGCTGTACCGACAAGGCGATCAACGTGGTTCACCGTTCCGATGGCTCCGGAACCACCTACAACTTCACGAAACATCTGGAAGCCATCAGCCCTGAGTGGAAGAAGGATGTTGGTGCAGACAAGTCAGTGAAGTGGCCAACCGGCGTTGGAGCAAAAGGCAACGAAGGTGTGTCCGCCCAGCTGAATCAGATCGATGGAGGCATCGGCTATTTGGAACTGGCCTACGTGAAGGGTGATCTGCAGGCCGCTGCATTGCAGAACGCATCCGATGAACAGGTGAAGCCCACCAATGCCACTGCCAGCGAAGCTCTGGGTTCCATTGACCTGGGCCCCGATCTGATCGGAGGCAATCCGAATCCGGAAGGGGGCTATCCGATCGTCACCTTCACCTGGGTGCTGGCCTACAAAGCAGGCAACGGTGGCAAGACGGCCGCCCTGAAGAAAACCTTTGAGTTCATGCTCTCCGACACGGCTCAAAGCCAGGCCCCCGAGCTTGGTTATGTGAGTCTTCCGGCAGAAGTCGTTGAAAAATCCCTTGCTGCCATGCAAACGATCAGTGATTGATCACTGGTCTGAGGTCACTGCCTAGTCTGATGCAACACCCTGACTTCAGGGTGCAGACCGTCGGGACATCAAAAAAGGGGCCCAAGGGGCCCCGATTCATCAGCTGACATCGACAGATGCCGATCCAGGCGATCACTTCGATTCGGTGAACTCCGCATCGATGACGTCATCGCTTGAGGGGCCCGAGCCATTGCCAGGGGCCGCACCGTTACCGGAATCGCCACCCGGTGCAGCACCTCCGGCTTCTGCGCCGGCTTGCTGATACACAGACGCCCCGACGGTGTAGAGCTCCTGCTGAAGGTCCTCCAGCAGGGTCTTCATCGCGTCGTAGTC from the Synechococcus sp. KORDI-100 genome contains:
- the purU gene encoding formyltetrahydrofolate deformylase; this encodes MTAATVILQLICADRPGLVSELAGWVAANGGNIRHADHHTDAGAGVFLSRIEWELEGFGIPRQALPAAAQALAERLSGQAQLHFSDAWPKVAIFASKQSHCLVDLLWRVQSGELPMKVPLVIANHPDLESLCAGFGVRFVCIPSSKENKPEVEKRILGLLEDNQIELAVLAKYMQVLSADFLARFPDVINIHHSFLPAFKGAQPYQRAWDRGVKLIGATAHYVTEELDDGPIIEQTTVPVSHRDEVADLIRKGRDTERMALARALRLHLQRQVIVYRGRTAVFA
- the pstS gene encoding phosphate ABC transporter substrate-binding protein PstS; its protein translation is MRRFKIHQALTTIAAVSTSVTLVSCGGGSEQDSGALNAAGASFPAAIYQRWFQELAPEGVSVNYQSVGSGAGVRQFTAGTVDFGASDKPMKAEAIAEVSRGVVQIPMTAGAIAVAYNNLDCDLSLTQKQLAGIFLGQIKNYSELGCTDKAINVVHRSDGSGTTYNFTKHLEAISPEWKKDVGADKSVKWPTGVGAKGNEGVSAQLNQIDGGIGYLELAYVKGDLQAAALQNASDEQVKPTNATASEALGSIDLGPDLIGGNPNPEGGYPIVTFTWVLAYKAGNGGKTAALKKTFEFMLSDTAQSQAPELGYVSLPAEVVEKSLAAMQTISD
- a CDS encoding O-antigen ligase, with protein sequence MFSIKSPGWLAFQFGLFLLPSSALLAGVCLFVSCVAGSRNRAEVPLNDPWMRPLLLAAVLMLIGAILADDAGLAWAGLANWIPFFWGFWAFRPFLLTASRRQRAARCLLAGTVPVLITGFGQMQLGWTGPWQLFGGGIIWFLAPGGQPEGRLSGLFDYANIAGAWLAVVWSFALAAVLARRDPLWCRALAFLLAAAIVAAVVLTRSRNAMAALPLAVPWVLGPAQWWWLFPLFLLLSAPLLLAVLPGVPAAIQQWAEALLPASLRQRLLEGQSNDSLTRLAQWRFGLQLISQRPWFGWGAAAFSVLYPIHAQRRWHGHSHNLPIELGVSHGWPVAVLVVGLVLVLLVIALRRGMLKRGPMDRAWWAASFVLVGMHATDLPFFDSRLNLLGWILLAGLSGFLQSHDAPEPDHDGSAVFPQTADL
- a CDS encoding FAD-dependent oxidoreductase, coding for MAVVGAGVVGAGTAWHLADCGHSVCLYDPRLAVAVDSGPNTTERNGSSASLGVLMGNVYRRHSGRGWRLRQRSMALWPQWIKAMQRFEPALQLDSPLIQLADDDDGLKRMQTLAERRQGLGLQLVPAMDKPVACIGGLCSERDGRLEPLVLQRALRLAMARVSVRKHPSKVLNLRRTGTNRCPRWGVETDREDCRDYEAVVICTALNSEALLAPLGHQRAMTPVLGQVIDLELKDGPADWTDWPAVLSLQGFNLVPQQPGRLLLGATLEPGDQAQPRCLELMRSQLGSTLPWLRTATPIEQWSGLRARPVDRPAPLLEQLEPGLLLASGHYRNGVLLAPATAEWVETTLTDEPAGSLSIS
- the psbQ gene encoding photosystem II protein PsbQ, which produces MLNALRRFAAFCLCIALSLGLLAPAASHADTVKPEDMAVIRRQAEAFMSAEERLPELATLVSDENWTFTRNLIHGPMQEVGREMLYINQRLSRSERKQADKLARSLKAALAELDEASRLQDPARMQRAYSAVAAGFDAYADVIPAEALS